The window GCGGTGAGGGAGCCGGCCGCGGACCATGCAGCCGACGCTCTGCAGCTGCTGCCTCAGCCGCGCCCTGGCCTCGGCGCTCCTGCTGTCGCTGCTGCTGCCCGAGTTGAGCGGGCCCTCCGCGGGACGGCCGCCGGCAGCTCGGGCCGCGCCCGACCTCCAGCCTGCGGCGCGCGGGCCGCGCACCCGGCCCCCTCCGCCACCCGGGTCCTCCGCCGCCCGGCCCGCGGGCCGCGCTCCGGCCTTGGAAGCCGCGGGCGCGCGGGGAGCCGAGGGCGGCAATGGCAGCACACCCGGGGCGGGGCCGGCCGCCGACGACCCCGGCGGGAAGGCGGGGGCCGGGGGCCCGGCGGGCGGTGTCCTGGCCGTGAGCCCCGACCCCGGCGACAAGCCCATGACCCAGCGGGCCCTGACCGTGCTAATGGTGGTGAGCGGCGCGGTGCTGGTGTACTTCGTCGTCAGGACGGTCAGGTGAGGCGAAGCCTCCGCGAGCCTCCCCGGCAGGCCTGAAGCGCGCTTATCTGCcgacctcctcccaccccctcagTCACTGTGCCTGCGGAGTGAGCTTGTAACGAGGACGGTCTTGAAAGCCGGTGGTACCTTTGGGAGTGTTCAGAACGCCAAGTCCCTGCTGCCTCCCTTTTCATGTGTAAACTATAAATTAACACCGAACCTCTATATCAGTATTTAAGTAAATTGATAGTAATGCAGAATGATCTTTAAGGATGATTTAAAGAAGTTCTTTTAACAGCAGTTTCCTGCTGTTGACTTTTAACTCGCCACCATCGATTGTACCTTATGAAGTTTCTTGCTTTCCACCTTTTCTGAACCTGGAAAACTGACAACTGCGTATGGTTCAATCGTTGTTAGAGTCCGCATTAGAAACATCTAGCATTCATTTTGCAAGACACTAAataatggacatgagcttgagtaaaaactcaggagttggtgatggacagggaggcctggcttgctgcagtccatggggtcgcaaagagtcggacacgactgagcgactgaactgaaataatatgGTGTGAAATGTTACCGATTTCTTGATAAGATGGAAAACTGATACCCATgcagcaaaggaagaaaaatgtcatAAATATGATCCCGTTATAATGTTGGAGAGTATGTTTAATATCTTAACACTATGTAtgattttaactttacaaaatttGAATTAGTAAATGGatagatttacttttttttaatcttcaaaaaaacttttctaaaatgaattCATCTGTAAATAATTCTAAGTCATTCAGAAGCTTAAAGTTAGAAATGAATAGTTTTTTGAGCTtattcttactgctgctgctaagtcatgtcactcgtgtccgactgtgcgaccccatagatggcggcccaccaggctcccccgtccctgggattcttcaggcaagcatactggagtgggttgccatttctttctccaatgcaggaaagtgaaaagtgaaagtgaagttgctcagtcgtgtccgactcttcgcgactccatggactgtagcctaccaggctcctccatccatggggtttcccaagcaagagtactggagtgggttgtcattgccttatCCGTATTCTTACTATAGAATGTTAGATTACAGAATTACTTAAATTTCAGATTTGTTACAAATATGGACACTTAAATGACATCTTTCACTTTACCTACGATAAAACTGACCTAGGAGAATAAAGTGATATCCCACAGTATATAATAATCATCACTGATTGTACAATCCATCATTTgctttgtttgaattttttttttccatgatgtCTGTGTCCAAATCTGTGATCAACCTTTTGATTAAGTACCAGGTTATGAATAAGTAAATGACTATCACCTATTTTTCTACTCCATTTAATGCCTTATCTAGTAGAAAAGGAATTATATAGTTCAATTAGTGATATTTTACATTGTTGTAAGTAACTTCCACTTGATGCGTTCTATTGTTATAGAAGTAAAGTTACTTTATGGCATGAATCATGGTATTATAACATTCCAACTATGTAATGAGACCGATTTGGAAAAATCATAATAAAGCCTCTTAGTTGGGGACCACCTCTCTGAAGAGCTGAAATGCAGAGCTAAGAACTCACTGTTAGAAGAAGCCAGCCAAGAGAAGAGCTAAGGAAGCACCAGGTAGTTGCCTCCTTTTGACTGCAGTAGAGGTAGTTGTGTGGGAATGCACTGGTTTGTTCtccaaattatttcacttttttttttttttttttcctataactgCCTACCCTCAACCActtcatatatttctttaaatggaTTTACTTAAACAAAGTTTCCTTTTAAACATATCTGTTTATTATTTTGTGAGTGAAAAACATTATTTAAGCCAACATTCCTTGGCTTAAATAACTAACTGATAAAGTACAGCACAACAGGAAAtcctggagggtgggagggatcTCTGAGACCTGTTCAGATATCTGCAATAttgaaactattttcaaaataatacattCCCTTATAAgtttatgacttccctggtggctcagacggtaaagcatctgcctacaatgtgggagacccaggttcaatccctgagttgggaagatctcctggagaaggaaatggcaacccactccaatattcatgcctggaaaatcccatggacagaggagcctgataggctacagtccatggggtcacaaagagtcggatatgactgagcgacttcactagaAGTTTATAGGACCCAAGAAGTTCAGTGATAATAGTTTCAAATTCCACAGTGCAGCCAACTCATAAGAAACTACCTCTTGTTGAGTTTTGGtgttctatcaaaaaaaaaaaaagttaacaccaGAATCtgaaaagctattaaaatgtACCTCCATTTTCCAAGTTCATCATATCCTTCAAATAGACCACGCATAGCAAATGATTGAAGGCTGAAGCAGATATGAAAATCTAgcagttttctatttttctaatttctctcttttcattttctatctcGTTCTATCTATTTAAGCCAGACATTAACaagatttgaaaaaaatctaaatctaTGCCATTTTTTCAcctttgttggttttctttttgacAATATATTTTTCACAAAAAGCTATGTTAATCTGTAGTggatttattataattttaaaaagcaaatggtatttaaaattttcttaggtttaattaatatattaataattgatatttataatCCACATAATTATAATCTATTCAGGGTCTTAAATAATTTCTAAGAATGTAAAGCAATTTATGATCAAATGTTTGAAAATCACCAGTGGAAACATTATTTGAGCTGCATAGTATTGGTTCACAAAACCCAGCAAATCCAGGCCCACTTTTTATTAAAGAGAAAGCTAGAAAATGTTCATGAGGTGTTATAGGCATATAACCACCAAACTGAAACTTTCTTCttgatatgaaaaaaatattagaagaaaattgAGCAGTAATTATTCTTCTCaccatgtaatttttatttaatgctgTATATTTCCCATATAGCATTGGAGTACCCTAAGTATTGTttcatacacaaaataaatgatGAGTCTGATGATAACTTTTGGGGGatgatcttttttcattttgctttcaccTTATTTGTAATCttaacatataaatatttcttgCCATGGATTTTCCATCTTCATTTCTGTAAAGCTTATAAGGGTACAGTCTTTTCAGTCTGATTCTATTGGATGAGTCACTAACATTGTCTGTTAACAGCAAAATTCTGAATCTATAGCTAAGAAAAATTGGACTCTTTAACCAGTATCTAGTACATTCATTCAGGCCAACTCCTAAATATAGTTGGCCACCTGATATCCAACTTGATTGATGCTAACAATGTCTGGGCAATGttcagaacagaactcattctTTTTGCTTCCAGATTATGAAGATCACTTATTTTGGTGAATATCCATTTTGACTCTCCACTTCCAAAATAGGTGTGGCAGCGCAACAGCATTATTTATTTGTGCCAACAAGGAAGAACGGGCCAAAAATCGTCCTTTCGTTAACTGATATGAGAAAACACTGAGAATATTTTACTTGTAAAGTACTTGAACTCCAtaaaacttccatactgtttttaatttaattcagttATTATGAATGTGTAACTAGAAGTAACTTCCCCTCTGAGTCTAGAACTATTCCAAAGAAAAATTAGATTCTTTCTGTagaaattgaaatatatatatatagaaggaataaagTAGGCTTCCTAAGATTAGTATATAGTCTTTATGAAAAGAGACTCGTTGTATGTCTTATTCTCTATTATATCCCCAGTGCTGAACATTATGTACAAAATGTGGTAGGCATTGGGTAAGCAGTTGCCTAATATATGAGCATTCTTGGTTCTTAATCAAGGATCAGTGTGGGTCTAGGGAAGACTCAAAAACCTCAGAACAAAGGCTATTTACAAATCATTATTTCGCTAAGGCTAAGTACAGTGTTTGCATTCAGGCATTAACTAAATGAACTGGGTTTGATTACACTGAGAAATGTTCGGGTAGAGAAAACAGTGATTTTATTAGACTTTTCAAAGGAAATAACATTTTCCATCtcctgtgtattttttctttaacacttCCTTCCAATATTAAAGGAATATTAGATTATTACTTCTATTAGTTACTATTTTAATTAAACACATAGAATAACCCTGGCTAACTTAAACTAAAGGGGATTTCCTGAAAGAATATTGAGATCTCAGAAAGTCAAAatgcaacaattagaactggacatggaacaacagactggttcaaaattgggaaaggattatgtcaaggatgtatattgtcaccctgcttatttaacttatatgcagagtacattaggCAAAAtgctgaatcacaagctggaatcaaattgcagagagaaatgtcaataacctcagatatgctgatgacacacccttctggcagaaaataaagaggaactaaagagcctcttgatgaaggtgaaagcagagagtgagaaaactggcttaaaactcaacattccaaaaactaagatcatggtatccagttccatcactccatggcaaatagatggggaaacagtgagagacttttattttcttgggctccataatcactgcagatggtgactgcagccatgaaattatgagacacctgctccttagaagaaaagctatgacaaacctagacagcatattaaaaagcagacattccgacaaaggtctgtctagggcTATGGcatttccagtagttatatatggctgtgacagttagaccataaagaaggctgagcaccaaaaaattgatgcttttgaactgtggtgttggagaagactcttgaaagtcccttggacttaaaGGAGATAacttgtccatcctaaaggaaaacattcctaaatattcattggagggactgatgctgaagctgaacctccgatactttggccacctgatgtgaagagctgactcatcagaaaagacattgatgctgggaaagagtgaaggcaggaggagaaggggacgacagaggatgagatggttggatggcatcactgacacagtggacatgagtgtgagctaactctgagagagagtgaagaacagggaagcctggtgtgctgcagtctgtgggtcgcaaagagtcagacacaacggaggaactgaacaacaacagtcaaaGAGCAACTGGAGATTCACAGAAACTAAGTCAGCttaggagaggagacactaaaaTATCACAGAGGTTTCTTGGCAGGAACAATCCACTGTGAAGGTATGCAGTAGTTTTCAGTCTCTTTGTCCCTTAGTTGAGGAGTCAAACTCCACAGAAGGAGAGGTGAATTAAGTCCTGGGAAAGAAGGGCCTGgtttggctacagtccatgtggttgcaaaagagctggacaagactaagaaactaagcaacaacaacagggCTGGGGTCAGTTGCTGTCTAAGCAAAATCATGGTTCTGTTAAGGCAGAAGTTTCCTTcaggataaataaaaagcagGTAACTGTTGCAGTGTTCAAAACTAAGAAATGGCCTAACCAGAAGAACACAAATGCACTTGTTATTGCTAGTAGCTACCaagttcttacttttttttttttttccaagttcttACTTTTTACCAGGAAAGGATGAACCAGAAAATGCAATTCACTTAAAACAATATATCCAGTCTAGTATAATGTAAGATGATTGTGTTAGGGATCAGAAGACTGGTAGCTAACCTTGGACCTTGGTTAAAATTACTTAGAATCATATAGGAAGACAATACACCCTAATGTTTAAGAACCCAGACTTGGGAATAAAATTGCTTGATTATTTGCTCTACTATTTACAGtcccaaaattaattttttctaagGTCTGACTTTCTATGTTTAGAATAAGGATACTTAAAGGCTTGTGGTGAGGATTACCTCAGGTAGTGCTTGTAAGCTGCTTACCTCAATTGCCTGACTTATATGCACACCCAGGAAACAGTAATTATTTTTAGTGAATTCTTTTTGTATCTGCAATTTCAGCTGTAATATTTTGGTGGGAGTGTTCATGGTATTTTCTAAAATCTGTCCCATACCATATTCTTTTAATATATGAACTCTGAAACTAATCCGCAAGAGGTTAGGTCTGACAAGACtagagatggggtgggggcaaggagaaaaaagaatgggaGATGAAGATGAGAgaaatttcagataaaataatttttgctaTGTGTTGTATACTGTGTTGTCATGGACAACTGAAATTGTGGCTCACCAATTTTTATATAGCTTTGTCTCAGTGCAAAAACAAAATGAGTTCCAAAAATCATTGTTGGTTACTAATTCACCTTTTTGCCCCAAAATACTCAAGGTAAATTTTATATCATTAGTTGTATCTTTATTAAGATTTACTCAGCTTTATCATTGTACCTGATCACATAGGagagtgtatgtatataaaatatccatTAAGTACTGTATTCCTCAGTCTAGTTTTGAATGATAAATAGAAGAAATTACTTAATAATATCCTACAGGCATTCAGTTAAAACAGGAAAATCAGATCAGTGCAGCAAGTTATAGCAAGTTACAATGATTGCTTGTCTCCCTTTCACAGAGTAGTAAAACGAAATGAAGTTTTATTCtgttgtgtttattttatgtagCATCATACATTTTTACATAAAACTTTATCAACCTTACTTTACTactttagctttatttttctacTGTAGCTTTTACGttatttaaacagaaatgatTCTTACCAACCTGAGTATAATGAAACATTGAGgaatctgcattcagttgagaCAACTATTTGAATAATAACTTGAATATCTAGAAGGTATCTGATCAAGATCATTTACCTGTGATTGCCATGTGATAAAGGAATATAATTCAATAGTATAAACCATACTGctactttcttttgctttcttaggCTTACATATTTTCCTCTCTACATATTTAAAGTTCCATTTTTTAAGACCCAACAAAATTTGTTTTCAGATTGCAATATGCATTTACTCTGTCTGGTAAAATAATGTACAATATATAATGCTATATATGTAATTATTAACATATATAGAAAGTTTGAGCATCGCAAgcttaatgaaaataattatttgtggAGAGAACCACAGCTGTTAAAATTGCATGAATTTTAAATCCTCCTTTGCTCTTTTGTTCAAAAATAATGTACACTGCATATTAGAAGTAGCCTTTTACTTAAgatttcaatacattttttatatgtattatattttacacttaatgtttattaatattttaagtagatGGTCCCTTGAATCAGCCCAATATTAAGCCTTCATAAGTGTTTCTGGCTTTCCCTgaggacagggaaaaaaaaaaaaaaaacatcactaCATGTGGGTGTATTGTATTTGATGTTTTTATGGCCATAAAGCTGCCATGACCACGTAGCCATTGCATATATCTTTAGACTTAAGAaagatattcttaaaaaaaaaaaagaaagatattcttaGGAGAATCtcattttaagtttaaattctattttacaatatgtagttgtttttttaatttgactttgatgcttttgaactgcggtgttggagaagactcttgagagtcccttggactgcaaggagatccaaccagtccattctgaaggagatcagccctgggatttctttggaaggaatgatgctaaagctgaaactccagtactttggccacctcatgcgaagagttgactcattagaaaagactctgatgctgggagggattgggggcaggaggagaaggggactacagaggatgagatggctggattacatcactgactcgttggacgtgagtatgaatgaactcagggagttggtgatggacagggaggcctggcgtgctgcgattcatggggtcgcaaagagtcggacaccactgagcgactgaactgaactgatgcatacaGTTTCTTAGCGGGGCTGAAAGTTAAGAAGTAAGAAGGCCTACAAGAGATGAGAGAACGGCTGGAATAGAAGGCCTCAGTAAAACTATTGGACCAGAACAAAGACTTAAGAGATTATCTGTCTACATTATCAGCTGACAGAGAAGAAAGTGTGTCAGTCAGAAGAAATGGTGATGGCACACAGACATACAGGAGTAggttttgtttaaaaagtaatctaaaataaataatcttaaatGGTTAACTGGTTACATTTCTGAAATGTAGCCATTCTGATACTGAACGCCTTCAGTGTCAGAAAgtggaataatttatttttaatttacaaataagtGTAAAATTAAAATCATCCATACCAcacttagaaataatttttattcattaatattttctatttaataggATGAGAAGAAGGAACCGAAAGACTAGGAGATACGGGGTTTTGGACACTAACATAGAAAACATGGAATTGACCCCTTTAGAGCAAGATGATGAGGAGGATGATAACACGTTGTTTGATGCCAATCATCCTCGAAGGTAAGTGTTGAGCAGTTTAAAGTTGAATTTCTTTTAACAGTTTTTATCCTAAATGATGAGTTTTGGGTTCTGTTTAATGAAGTTTTTTGTGCTACCCAACCAATAGCTCACATTCACTTTGCTTTGCTAAAATAGTTGTGTAGGATAGAATACCATCTCCCGGAGAAATTGTCACTGCAGGGCTCCTGTGGGGCTTCCTTCCCTTTTGCTGCTGCATGAAGATaatcctctgtgtgtgtatgtgcatgtgagtggggcggggggaggttcTGGGAGGTGTAGAGGGAGATTAgtaaacttgattttctttctgcattctgaaaatattttggttttagtCTTTGTTACTCTATTTGTAATCAGCGTTTTTGGCAAAATTGTGGGGCTAATGGTCAGCGGTCTGATACTGTGGCTATTATGTCTGTTCTTATATCTGTTCTCACTGAGTTAAGAGCTTTCCTAAAAGGTTTGGATAAACAGAGTTACATGGATATAGCCTAGTTTCAGTGCAGATGGCATGAGGAAGGGAAGCAATAAAGTTTCCACTCAATAGGGAAGGCCATGTTGGAATAGAGGAGAAATTATTTGGGTGAAGAAAAGCCAGCATCCAGAGTCAGGTACATACATAGAAAAAGTAATAGAAATctgggggttaaaaaaaaagtctcaacaaAAATTGGATTATTAACTCAAGTATATATGAGCTTTTGGGTGCtggtaattaattcatttaataaaaacatattcaTAAAATGCCATAGTAATAGTAGAGTCTAGATATATAAGTGTGACCCAAACAACTGTATTTGCTCGTTAGCAATTCTGTATCTTAGtgaaaataaacatgaataaagtacattaaaatgtatttatttagaaCATTCTAAGGTTTATTTAGAACATTCAAATATACGCCATGAAAAGCCCTTAATTTGGCTATAAAGTACTGTATAGTTCCCATTGTCTAATATTACCAGTTATTAACTGTTTGCTTAGGTCAGATGAAGTTCCTCACATGCATTTAGGAGCCATTGTATGTAACAGATATTTATCTTTACATACTAGAATGAGAGTCATTTCGAGATACTGTTGGGAACTGAGAATGAGCAAACAGctcatcttttctctcctcttgggCTGACCCTACAGAAGGTGCTCATGGAGTAGGATTGGGGGGCAGAGTCTCActttttgtataattattttcctttaatcttctgcaaagtttttattatattttaaaagtatagtaTTTGTCATGTTTTAAAAACTTCAGTGCATATGAGGCACCTCTTTCTGCACAAACACAGAAAGGGAACACAGAAAAGGAAGTTGTCGACTTAGTCAGTCAGGGTTGTTTCCAAAGAGGAACTGAACTTGAAGCCTAGCTTGTCTATTTCAAGTGTGCTTGACTCAAGACAAAGGTtgttacagtcagcaaaaacaacccAGAGTTTGTAGTTGTGACAGATGATAGTTTATTCAGAAAGTGAGCAGCACAGAATGTCTAAAATGCAGACTGTTGTATGTGCGTGTGTATTTATACGTGCAACATGTTGCATGTGGGGATCAGCTGTGACAAGTCCTGGGAAGGTGCCAGTTTTTTCggttgttgtcttttttttttaaagagtttgttGTTATCCTGCTATTGTTACTGATATTATTTGGCTAGAGTGTATATAATCAAATAATCAGATGTGCCTTGAAGAATGAGACCTCTTGTTGTAGTGGGAAAAGTGGCCTAGGAGAGATCAAGAGGAGCAGAagcagggaaggtgggagggatatAAGAAGGCGAGAGTTTCCATGAGGTTGTCACCCACAGCCATCTCTTATCTGCGTCTCACCTCATCACAGGCCTCTCTCTCCTATTTATCTTTCATAAACCCCTCTTTTCATGAAGCTTGCATTCCATCAGGGAGCTAAACATGAGTCAGAGttacagaaacagagaaagaggaagaatagGATGATGTGGGAATATATAGTGGGGTTGCAGAAACGAATGATCCAGAAAAACctcttggaagtgacaggtaaaTTGAGACttgaaacatgaataaaaatTAGCTAAATGAAGGGTGGCTAGAGGGGCCAGAGTTGGAGAGAGAACTGCagtcacagagaatcagaagcAACAGAGTAAAGTATATTCAGGGAACTGAAAGAAATGTATACTATATTAGTATGTATGAAAGAAATGAATGGGGGAATGAATGATTTTTGAGCTTTGAATGCAAAAGGCAGAACAATAAATTAGAGGCAGATTGTGACCCATGTTAAATCAGTTACAAATTATTCTACAGGTTGCAAAAAGccacttggaaaattttaagataGGGAAAACATAATGAAAGCTATATTTTGAAGATAACTGTGCATAAATTGGAGGAAGATTATGATAAACAGCAAGAGGACCAGGAAAAAGATCAGTTAGATGATACACATGTACATTGGAGGAGTAGAGACTTCTTGGAGAAGTAAGGgaaccaggaaaaatatcagttaGATGATATGCATACATTGGAGAAGTAGGGacttcttggagaagggaaccaGGAGAAAGATCAGTTAGATGGTATACATACATTGGAGAAGTTGGGACTTCTTGGAGAAGTAAGGTAACCAGGAAAAAGATCAGTTAGATGGtatacatgcattggagaagttgGGACTTTGctgatggtccagcagttaagactccactctcccaataCCGGGGGGtctatgttcaatccctggtcagggaactaaaccccacatgccacaataaaGACCTGGAgtaggcaaataaataaaatatctgtgtatatacatatatatatttgttttttaagaaaagagaaatagagtgGAGTGAATTATTCAAGAGGCTTTGAAAGATATTGTCAACAGGAGTTAAGTATTCTGTTTAGAAGGTGAAggatagagaaatggaaatactgGATTGGCCAAGATATTCATTCAGGCCGAACAAAGAACCCAGTAATAATGGAGATGCAAGTTTTGGGAATAATGATAATTATCAATGATGATTGATAATGAAATAAGCTTGAATTTCTTAATGTTATGATACCATTTACTTAAATGACTTGGGGAAAACTTATACATATGTCTGGACTAAGTAAGGAGGACGGCACATCATTAAGTGtgcttgtgtgctgtgcttagtcgctcagtcgtgtctgactctttgccaccccatggactgtagcccaccaggttcctctctccatgggattctccaggcaagaatactggagtaggttgccatggcctcctccagggaatcttcccaacccagggatcaaacccaggtcttccacattgcaggcggattctttatcatctaaaccTCATCCATCCAATAAATCAGTGATATAGCAGCTAGTTCATATAGCAATTTTTTAATGCTTGGCACTAGTCTAGGGGCTTGGGTCACATAAaagcaacaaaacagaaaagaaaaattttaaatatcctgACTTTGTAAAGCTTACCTTCCAGTGGAGAATAGGTGAGATTTGGGGGCTGacatttcattttctacttttccttttatatatttctatgttgttggattttttttccttcaaagagcCTATGTACATGCATTACGTAATTCCCCCTGCCCCTTGGGAATAATTTCAATTCTATAGAAAAGttataggaataaaaatattacaaaaagtaTCCTAAACTTTTAATCTAGAGTCACCTATCTTTAACAGtttacttcatttttctcttacGTTCTCTCTTTCCCAGTCATCATGATACAGAAGAAGGCATCCCGctcattttatataaaagtgGTTTTCTGATATTTCCTCTTTATTAGATTCAGAGTATGCATTCTTGGTGGAAATACTGCATAGATCGTTGTGCATCCTTTTCGGGACATCCTTACCTGCAGACACACAGTGTTCACCTGTCCTTGAGTAGCAGTGGTAATGCAACTACTACaaaggcattttaaaatcatacagtattctGCTTCTCATCAAAATTTCCCCCTAGATTTAGTACCCATTtgtcattattcttgcctgattTAATCTTCACCATGATAGTTGTAAAATTGTGATTTTCCAACCTCAGCATTTCCTCCATATTTACATTTAGCACTGACATGTACTGTTAGCAAGAGCTTATCCTTGTTTcttctttatctatctatatatctgtcttatcagtg is drawn from Bos mutus isolate GX-2022 chromosome 7, NWIPB_WYAK_1.1, whole genome shotgun sequence and contains these coding sequences:
- the FAM174A gene encoding membrane protein FAM174A isoform X2; protein product: MQPTLCSCCLSRALASALLLSLLLPELSGPSAGRPPAARAAPDLQPAARGPRTRPPPPPGSSAARPAGRAPALEAAGARGAEGGNGSTPGAGPAADDPGGKAGAGGPAGGVLAVSPDPGDKPMTQRALTVLMVVSGAVLVYFVVRTVRMRRRNRKTRRYGVLDTNIENMELTPLEQDDEEDDNTLFDANHPRR
- the FAM174A gene encoding membrane protein FAM174A isoform X1, producing MQPTLCSCCLSRALASALLLSLLLPELSGPSAGRPPAARAAPDLQPAARGPRTRPPPPPGSSAARPAGRAPALEAAGARGAEGGNGSTPGAGPAADDPGGKAGAGGPAGGVLAVSPDPGDKPMTQRALTVLMVVSGAVLVYFVVRTVRMRRRNRKTRRYGVLDTNIENMELTPLEQDDEEDDNTLFDANHPRR